A genomic window from Diospyros lotus cultivar Yz01 chromosome 2, ASM1463336v1, whole genome shotgun sequence includes:
- the LOC127795051 gene encoding E3 ubiquitin-protein ligase UPL5-like, with product MSTEGSMDSVDERTSSKRKLDNYAGEDDFSSNFVSVRLRRDENDAVNTTCACPTDPPLVDSMVSDAYSGRCVSPSGSLYSLQFFVRMLSEGKTLVLRANPNDTIKMVLERIQEITRIPATEQRLIYGGRHLQLEKSLAECSIQNDAGLHLVSRMRSTTHPLAWRVVNEMVSAVWRMSRGELSPSSKFIQSRLLKFLNLTPTEDKEEALGHFDTFLASSAPAALVMLYMSPHEGIKECAEQSIRQFICAFTPVMPYMLSLGAPILLEFCKLLSRDSHDDPLYIFCRSSLALMMDDISIGWGSRNRFSYDHLIVVQDIIPFITELAASISNGLLLSVKSPTSNKLCACDVRDFKAFLLPIRTAISEQIGFPAPFSENGYNLPCYDEEINSIHDIYTNLLEKMELCLQNVEECLAMKQKKEGELLDQGWSQYLSILEELNCMSELYQDAEAQFWLKLKCRKVSICYLITRYAKRSDYFEWILENKDVTDFESRRHLVMMMFPELKDDSEDLLEMLIDRSKLLNQSFEYIGLVDPNALRGGLFLEFRNEEATGPGVLREWFLLVCQEIFDPQNGLFLACPHDRRRVFPNPASKVKPMHLEYFSFCGRLIGLALMHKVQVGIILDRVFFLQLAGKHVTLEDTRDTDPFLYNSCMKILEMDPEMLDSDALGLTFVWEVEELGSRTIVELRPGGENIAVCSRNRQEYVDLVIQHCFVTSVSKQVAYFSRGFADILCNSNQRKMFFEYLELEDLDWMLRGRGSAISINDWKAHTDYNGYEETDPQIRWFWKIVAGMSGEERKILLFFWTSVKYLPAEGFRGLDSRLAIYKSLESYDHLPSSHTCFYRLSLPAYPSMAVMKARLRTITQECVNGGFGTG from the exons ATGTCTACCGAGGGCTCGATGGACAGCGTCGACGAACGCACCTCCTCAAAGCGAAAGCTCGACAATTACGCCGGTGAGGATGATTTCTCATCGAACTTCGTCTCAGTTAGGTTGAGGAGAGATGAAAATGATGCTGTCAACACCACCTGCGCCTGTCCGACTGATCCGCCTCTTGTTGATTCGATGGTTTCTGATGCCTATTCAGGGCGCTGCGTTTCACCATCAGGTTCTCTTTACTCACTTCAATTCTTTGTTAGAATGCTCTCCGAAGGTAAGACCCTGGTTCTACGCGCCAATCCGAATGATACAATTAAAATGGTACTGGAGCGCATTCAAGAGATTACGAGAATTCCGGCAACAGAGCAGAGGTTGATTTATGGGGGCAGGCATCTCCAATTGGAGAAATCATTAGCTGAATGCTCCATTCAGAATGATGCCGGGCTTCATTTGGTGAGTCGGATGCGTAGCACAACTCACCCGCTAGCTTGGCGGGTGGTAAATGAGATGGTTTCGGCAGTTTGGCGGATGTCCCGGGGTGAACTTTCACCATCCTCGAAGTTTATTCAGTCAAGACTACTGAAATTCTTGAACTTGACTCCTACAGAGGACAAGGAAGAAGCTTTGGGGCACTTCGATACATTTTTAGCTTCTTCTGCCCCTGCAGCTTTGGTTATGCTCTACATGTCGCCGCACGAGGGTATCAAGGAGTGCGCCGAGCAATCAATTAGGCAATTTATTTGTGCTTTTACACCTGTCATGCCATATATGCTTTCACTTGGTGCACCCATATTGTTAGAATTTTGTAAGTTACTTAGCAGAGATTCTCATGATGACCCTCTATATATTTTCTGTAGAAGTAGTCTTGCTCTGATGATGGATGATATCAGTATCGGATGGGGCTCAAGAAATAGATTTAGCTATGACCATTTGATTGTAGTTCAAGATATTATCCCATTCATTACAGAACTTGCTGCTAGTATATCTAATGGTCTTTTGTTAAGTGTGAAGTCACCCACTAGCAATAAACTGTGTGCCTGTGATGTCCGTGATTTCAAGGCTTTCTTGCTGCCGATACGAACTGCAATCAGCGAGCAGATTGGGTTCCCTGCGCCTTTTTCTGAGAATGGTTATAACCTTCCTTGTTATGACGAAGAGATTAACTCCATTCACGatatttatactaatttattGGAAAAGATGGAACTCTGCCTCCAGAATGTGGAAGAGTGCTTGGCCATGAAACAGAAAAAGGAAGGTGAACTTCTTGATCAAGGATGGTCTCAATATCTTTCTATTTTGGAGGAATTAAATTGCATGTCTGAACTCTACCAGGATGCTGAGGCCCAATTTTGGTTAAAATTGAAGTGTAGAAAGGTTTCTATTTGTTACCTCATCACTAGATACGCCAAAAGAAGTGATTATTTTGAATGGATTTTGGAAAACAAAGATGTGACAGATTTTGAGTCAAGAAGGCATCTAGTGATGATGATGTTTCCTGAACTGAAGGATGACTCTGAAGATCTTTTGGAGATGCTCATTGATAGGTCAAAATTGTTAAATCAGTCATTTGAGTATATTGGACTAGTAGATCCTAATGCATTACGTGGCGGTTTATTTTTGGAGTTCAGGAATGAGGAAGCTACAGGGCCTGGTGTATTGAGAGAGTGGTTTTTATTGGTATGCCAAGAAATTTTTGATCCACAGAATGGTCTTTTCTTAGCTTGTCCACATGATCGCAGACGAGTTTTTCCTAATCCTG CATCCAAGGTGAAGCCCATGCACCTTGAATACTTTAGCTTCTGTGGCAGGTTAATTGGCCTAGCCTTGATGCATAAGGTGCAGGTTGGCATTATACTTGATCGTGTGTTTTTCTTGCAATTGGCTGGGAAGCATGTTACCTTGGAAGATACTCGGGATACAGATCCATTTCTGTACAACAGTTGCATGAAAATTCTGGAGATGGATCCAGAGATGTTAGATTCAGATGCTCTAGGTCTAACATTTGTTTGGGAAGTAGAAGAGCTAGGATCCAGGACAATTGTGGAGCTTCGTCCTGGTGGGGAAAACATTGCTGTGTGTAGTAGGAACAGGCAGGAGTATGTTGATCTTGTTATTCAACATTGTTTTGTCACGTCTGTCAGTAAGCAGGTAGCCTACTTTTCTCGAGGGTTTGCTGATATTCTTTGCAACTCAAACCAGCGAAAAATGTTTTTTGAGTATTTAGAGCTTGAAGATCTTGACTGGATGCTGCGTGGGAGGGGGAGTGCTATTTCAATCAATGATTGGAAGGCACACACCGATTATAATGGCTACGAAGAAACTGATCCACAGATACGCTGGTTCTGGAAG ATTGTTGCAGGAATGTCgggagaggagagaaagatCCTACTCTTTTTCTGGACGTCGGTGAAATATCTACCGGCAGAGGGGTTCCGTGGCTTGGATAGTCGGCTGGCCATCTACAAGTCTCTGGAGTCTTACGACCACCTCCCCTCGTCTCACACATGCTTCTACCGCTTGTCTTTGCCAGCATATCCATCTATGGCTGTCATGAAGGCTCGCCTTCGCACGATCACCCAGGAGTGTGTTAACGGGGGCTTTGGTACTGGGTAA
- the LOC127795052 gene encoding uncharacterized protein LOC127795052 isoform X1, which translates to MVSDQEIAKGVETVLRQSDPNAVTTLNGVLQQLEAKLGLDLSHKATFVRDQINFLLRSHPHPQPQPPPPPKDHFALPYHPQFPPHFALHQQQQQQQHHHHLYRASEELSFRNPQPPLLAKREPNVQNAPANSSSVPKESAPAKTKRRGGPGGLNKVCGVSPELQAIVGEPALSRTEIVKQLWAYIRKNNLQDPSNKRKIICDDALRVVFETDSTDMFKMNKLLAKHIIPLGPTKASAQAKRQKVEVESANENAEPGPPPVIISEALAKFFGTGEREMPQSEVLKRVWEYIKVNQLEDPMNSIAIVCDSKLQELFGCESISAVGIPEMLARHHLFKQ; encoded by the exons ATGGTGTCGGACCAGGAGATAGCCAAGGGAGTGGAGACTGTGCTCCGTCAATCGGACCCTAACGCCGTCACAACCCTTAACGGCGTCTTGCAGCAGCTCGAAGCGAAGCTAGGGTTAGACCTCTCCCACAAGGCCACCTTCGTCAGGGACCAGATCAACTTTCTCCTCCGTTCGCATCCGCATCCGCAGCCGcaaccgccgccgccgcctaaAGACCATTTTGCCCTTCCCTACCACCCCCAATTCCCTCCCCATTTCGCCCTccaccagcagcagcagcagcagcagcatcacCACCACCTTTACCGCGCCTCCGAGGAGCTCTCCTTCCGCAACCCTCAGCCGCCCCTTCTAGCAAAAAGGGAGCCAAATGTTCAGAATGCGCCTGCTAATTCCTCCTCGGTTCCCAAGGAAAG TGCCCCAGCTAAAACCAAAAGAAGAGGAGGACCAGGAGGTCTAAACAAGGTTTGTGGTGTTTCACCTGAGCTTCAGGCTATTGTTGGAGAGCCAGCCCTTTCAAGAACCGAG ATTGTGAAGCAGCTGTGGGCATATATTAGGAAAAACAACCTACAGGATCCAAGTAACAAGAGGAAGATAATATGCGATGATGCATTGCGTGTAGTATTTGAGACAGACAGCACTGATATGTTCAAGATGAATAAACTGCTTGCCAAACATATTATTCCACTCGGACCTACAA AAGCATCTGCTCAAGCTAAAAGACAAAAGGTGGAAGTTGAGTCAGCAAATGAAAATGCTGAACCTGGTCCACCACCTGTTATAATATCTGAAGCGCTTGCCAAATTTTTTGGTACTGGAGAAAGGGAGATGCCCCAGTCAGAAGTCCTCAAACGTGTTTGGGAGTACATAAAGGTTAACCAATTGGAG GATCCTATGAACTCAATAGCAATAGTATGCGATTCAAAGCTTCAGGAGCTTTTTGGATGCGAAAGCATTTCTGCAGTTGGCATACCAGAGATGTTGGCTCGCCATCATCTATTCAAGCAATGA
- the LOC127795052 gene encoding uncharacterized protein LOC127795052 isoform X2 yields the protein MVSDQEIAKGVETVLRQSDPNAVTTLNGVLQQLEAKLGLDLSHKATFVRDQINFLLRSHPHPQPQPPPPPKDHFALPYHPQFPPHFALHQQQQQQQHHHHLYRASEELSFRNPQPPLLAKREPNVQNAPANSSSVPKESAPAKTKRRGGPGGLNKVCGVSPELQAIVGEPALSRTEIVKQLWAYIRKNNLQDPSNKRKIICDDALRVVFETDSTDMFKMNKLLAKHIIPLGPTKASAQAKRQKVEVESANENAEPGPPPVIISEALAKFFGTGEREMPQSEVLKRVWEYIKDPMNSIAIVCDSKLQELFGCESISAVGIPEMLARHHLFKQ from the exons ATGGTGTCGGACCAGGAGATAGCCAAGGGAGTGGAGACTGTGCTCCGTCAATCGGACCCTAACGCCGTCACAACCCTTAACGGCGTCTTGCAGCAGCTCGAAGCGAAGCTAGGGTTAGACCTCTCCCACAAGGCCACCTTCGTCAGGGACCAGATCAACTTTCTCCTCCGTTCGCATCCGCATCCGCAGCCGcaaccgccgccgccgcctaaAGACCATTTTGCCCTTCCCTACCACCCCCAATTCCCTCCCCATTTCGCCCTccaccagcagcagcagcagcagcagcatcacCACCACCTTTACCGCGCCTCCGAGGAGCTCTCCTTCCGCAACCCTCAGCCGCCCCTTCTAGCAAAAAGGGAGCCAAATGTTCAGAATGCGCCTGCTAATTCCTCCTCGGTTCCCAAGGAAAG TGCCCCAGCTAAAACCAAAAGAAGAGGAGGACCAGGAGGTCTAAACAAGGTTTGTGGTGTTTCACCTGAGCTTCAGGCTATTGTTGGAGAGCCAGCCCTTTCAAGAACCGAG ATTGTGAAGCAGCTGTGGGCATATATTAGGAAAAACAACCTACAGGATCCAAGTAACAAGAGGAAGATAATATGCGATGATGCATTGCGTGTAGTATTTGAGACAGACAGCACTGATATGTTCAAGATGAATAAACTGCTTGCCAAACATATTATTCCACTCGGACCTACAA AAGCATCTGCTCAAGCTAAAAGACAAAAGGTGGAAGTTGAGTCAGCAAATGAAAATGCTGAACCTGGTCCACCACCTGTTATAATATCTGAAGCGCTTGCCAAATTTTTTGGTACTGGAGAAAGGGAGATGCCCCAGTCAGAAGTCCTCAAACGTGTTTGGGAGTACATAAAG GATCCTATGAACTCAATAGCAATAGTATGCGATTCAAAGCTTCAGGAGCTTTTTGGATGCGAAAGCATTTCTGCAGTTGGCATACCAGAGATGTTGGCTCGCCATCATCTATTCAAGCAATGA